The Solanum pennellii chromosome 11, SPENNV200 sequence atgAGCTGTGAAGAACCCAAAGATTATACCTTATGTACAATGTGTGCAGAAGTTGCGCAAAAGATTTTGTaagatcgagttcagacatactcccaAAATACAGAATGAATTGGCCGATGCTCTTGCAACCATCGCTTCGATTTTATTAAACATCCGAATACATattatattgatcctctggatatagagttgaaagaacatccaGATCATTGTTTCCATTTTGAAGCGGAACCAGGCGGTGTgccttggtattttgatataaagaagtatttgcAGTCTGGAACCTATCTCGAAGATGCTACGTCCAATcagaagaagtcgatacgcTGTATGGCTCTCAATTTCGTCCTAAGCGGAGAAGtcctttataggaggactccagatttgggTCTTCTAAGATGTGTTGATGCTGTGAagcttattgaacagatacatgctgGAGTTTGCGGCACGCATATGAATGGGCTCACTTTGGCAAGAAAGATCCTACGAGCCGGATATTTCTAGATGAGtggagaatgattgttgcaagtttgtgcaaaACTGCTACAAATGTCAAGTGCACAGTGATTTGATACGAGTTCTACCTCACGAACTTAATGCaatgagttcaccttggccatttTTAGCTTGGGgtatggatgtcatcggtccgATAGAGCCGGccgcttctaatggacacagATTCATTTTGGTTGCTATTGActatttcaccaagtgggtggaagcagtttcttacaagtcggtaactaagaaagttgtggctgattttgttcgcaacaattTGATATGCAAGTTTAGAGTACCAGAGTTgatcattactgataatggtgtGAATCTCAatagtcacttgatgagagatatCTGTGAAAAATTTAAGGTTACTCATCGAAATTCGACCGCTTATCCCCCTCAAATGAATGGAGCTGTAGAGGCCGtcaataagaatatcaagaagattctgaggaagatgattgacaatcaccgaggttggcatgagatgTTACCATATGCTTTATTGGGTTATCGAACGACTATTAGAACATCGACTGGAGCTACTCCGTACTTACTAGTATATGGAACAGAGGCAGTCATACCTGCCGAAGTTGAGATACCGTCattgagaatcatccaagaagctgagttGAGTAACGCTGAATGGGTTAGGAAGATAATCGATCAGTTAACTTTGATTGacgagaagagaatggttgttGTTTGTCATTGTCAGTTGTATCGACAGAGAATGATTCATGCTTTTCATAGGAGCGTAAGATCCAGAGTTTTCAAAGTTGGTCAGTTGGTCCTTAAGTGCattttcctcatcaagacgaATACAAAGGAAAATTCGCGCCGAATTTGCAAGGACCCTACATGGCTTGCAAGGTATTATCCGGAGGTGCTTTCGTCTTGT is a genomic window containing:
- the LOC114074724 gene encoding uncharacterized protein LOC114074724 translates to MLPYALLGYRTTIRTSTGATPYLLVYGTEAVIPAEVEIPSLRIIQEAELSNAEWVRKIIDQLTLIDEKRMVVVCHCQLYRQRMIHAFHRSVRSRVFKVGQLVLKCIFLIKTNTKENSRRICKDPTWLARYYPEVLSSCQRWMALHGRNQLT